A window of the Pungitius pungitius chromosome 3, fPunPun2.1, whole genome shotgun sequence genome harbors these coding sequences:
- the LOC119211011 gene encoding neuronal membrane glycoprotein M6-b-like: protein MDGTKPAMESTAEETQDEGQESKGCFECCIRCLGGVPYASLVATILCFSGVALFCGCGHVALSGTLTMLENHFSTVAADHAALAMVIQIFQYIIYGVASFFFVYAILLLAEGFYTTSAIKKELQSDFKTTVCGRCITAFFMFLTYILFLAFLAIFGFTAIPVFLFFNMWTTCAAMKAPGANITSPDSICVDVRQYGIIPWNATPGKACGATLGDICNTSEFYLSYHLYIVAFAGAGATVIALIHYLMILGANWAYLKSAVSTHEYQDIKTKDDQDLEAEARSKEGQNSSSYS from the exons ATGGATGGGACAAAGCCGGCCATGGAGTCCACCGCGGAGGAGACTCAGGACGAGGGACAGGAGAGCAAAG GATGCTTCGAGTGCTGCATCAGGTGTCTGGGCGGGGTGCCCTACGCCTCGCTGGTGGCCACCATCCTCTGCTTCTCGGGCGTGGCCCTGTTCTGCGGCTGCGGCCACGTGGCGCTGAGCGGCACCCTGACCATGCTGGAGAACCACTTCTCCACCGTCGCCGCGGACCACGCCGCCCTCGCCATGGT GATCCAGATCTTTCAGTACATCATCTACGGCGtcgcctccttcttcttcgtctACGCCATCCTCCTGCTGGCGGAGGGCTTCTACACCACCAGCGCCATCAAGAAGGAGCTGCAGAGCGACTTCAAGACCACCGTCTGCGGGCGCTGCATCACGGCCTTC TTCATGTTCCTGACCTACATCCTCTTCCTCGCCTTCCTCGCCATCTTCGGCTTCACGGCGATCcccgtcttcctcttcttcaacaTGTGGACCACCTGCGCCGCCATGAAGGCCCCCGGCGCCAACATCACCTCGCCCGACTCCATCTGCGTGGACGTCAGGCAGTACG GTATCATTCCCTGGAACGCCACTCCGGGAAAAGCCTGCGGAGCCACTCTGGGAGACATCTGCAACACCAGCGAG TTCTACCTGTCCTACCACCTCTACATCGTCGCGTTCGCCGGCGCCGGCGCCACCGTCATCGCACTG ATCCACTACCTGATGATTCTGGGCGCCAACTGGGCCTACCTGAAGAGCGCCGTCTCCACGCACGAGTACCAGGACATCAAGACCAAGGACGACCAGGACCTGGAGGCCGAGGCGCGCTCCAAGGAGGGCCAgaactcctcctcctactcctaa